A window of Pseudomonas alcaliphila JAB1 genomic DNA:
GAGCTGCAACACGGCCTGCTGCGCGAGCTGCCGGTGGCCGAGCTGCCCTTGCAGCGCAGCTGGTGCGTGGTGAATATCCGCGGCCGGCGCCTGTCGCCGGTAGCGCAGGCCTTCGTCGACTTCATCCGCACCGAGCGCGCGCAGATCGTCAAACTGGCCGAGCGCTTCCAGCCCAGCCACACAGGATCGGGCAAGAATCTCGCAGGATCGGCCTAACCCTTCTTAACTGAGATACGGGACATTGGCATCCTGGGATCGCTCTACCAAAACCTGCCTGGGAGAAACCTATGCTGTCGGGAATCAGCGCCCTGCTCGGCGCCCTTCGCGCTCTGGAACGCGACAACGGCCAGGCCGTGCTCGCCACCGTGGTCAAGGTCGAGGGCTCGGCCTACCGCCGCCCCGGCGCGCGCATGCTGATCCCGCTCTACGGCGGCACCGTGGGCACCATCAGTGGCGGTTGCCTGGAGTCCGAAGTGGCGAAGAAGGCCTGGTGGCTGACTGATGGCGGCGAAGCCGTGATCCGCCGTTACAGCACCGCCACCCAGGACGACGATGACGATCAGGACGCCGCACTGACCTTCGGCCTCGGCTGCAACGGCACCGTACACGTGCTGCTCGAACGCCACAGCGCGGAAAAGCCGCTGGCCGTGCTCGAGTTGCTGCGCCTGGTACGCGAAAGCGGCCAGGCCGGAGCGGTCGCCACGGTGATAGGTAGCTATCGCAACGCCCGCGTGCGTATCGGCGATCGCCTGTGCCTGCATCCCTCGCCGGGCGACAACGGCCGCCTGCTCGATTCCGCACTCGACGCCGAGGTTCGCGCCGATCTGCAACGAACCCTGACCGATGGCCGCTCCTCACTGCGCAGCTACCGCGATGAGCGTGGCGAGATCGAGGTGTTCTGCGAATACCTGGCGCCACAGCGGCGCCTGGTGATCTTCGGCGCCGGGCATGACGCGCAGCCGCTGACGCATATGGCCAAACTGCTGGACTGGCACGTCAGCGTGGTCGATAGCCGCGCCCATTTCGCCCGCGCCGAGCGCTTTCCCGACGCAGATACGGTGCTGCAGGTCGATGCACGCCCACCCTACGACCTGCACACGCTCACCGACGGCGCCATGGTGGCGATCATGAGCCACAGCTACAGCCAGGATCGCCACTGGCTGGGCAGCGTGCTGCAGGGCACGCCGGCCTATATCGGCCAACTGGGGCCACGCGATCGCACCGAACGGCTACTGGACGAGATCCGCCAACACAGCCCGCACTTGCCGGCGTTGGAGTGCCTGCACTACCCGATCGGCCTGGACATCGGCGGCGATACGCCGGAGAGCGTGGCCACGGCGATTCTCGCCGAGATGACCGCCGCCATTAACCTCCGTGCAGGCGGCATGCTCAAGCATCGCCAGGCGGCGATCCACACGCCAACGCCACTGGACTGCAGCGAGATCGTGCCGGCGACCAGGCTAAGTGCGTCCTGATCCCCGGATTGCATCGAGGCCACAGACTCGTAGGGTGGGCTTCAGCCCACCACGACTGGTGGGCTAAAGCCCACCCTACGGCTACTTGCCCGCCATCTCCGTAGGAGCGGCTTCAGCCGCGATCACCTGGCTCGCCGCTATAGCGGCTCCTACGAAGAGCGATACCGCGAGAGACCTCAGATCTACCCCTGGCGCAATTCTGTGGCAGGGCTTTGGCCGCGAACGCCCCCAGCTGCCCCATAAACACGAACGCCCGGGATTACCCCGGGCTTTCGTGTTTCCAGTATCGGACGTCAGGCCTTGATCTGCGCCGGGAACGGCAGCTTGCGCAAGCGCACGCCAGTGGCCGCGAACAGGGCGTTGGCCAGGGCCGGCGCCAGCGGTGGCACGCCCGGCTCACCGACACCGGTAGGATTCGCCGCCGACGGCACGATATGCACCTCGACCTTGGGCATCTCGTTCATGCGCAGCACCTGGAAGTCGTGGAAGTTCGATTGCTCGACCCGCCCTTCCTTCAGGGTGATTGCGCTGTGCCGAGCAGCCGCCAGGGCGAAGCCAATGCCGCCTTCCATCTGCGCCTTGATCACATCCGGGTTGATCGCGATGCCACAGTCCACGGCGCACACCACGCGATCCAGACGGTAGCTGCCATCGGCCTTCACCGTGACTTCGGCGACCTGCGCCACGAACGAGCCGAACGACTCGTGCACGGCAATGCCACGCCCGCGCTTCTCGCCCTCGGCACCCGCCGCCAGTGGCTTGTCCCAGCCGGCCTGCTTGGCGGCCAGCTCCAGCGCACCGCGGTGACGCGGATGACTTTCCAGCAACGCATGACGGAAGATGTAAGGGTCCTGCCCTGCAGCGACGGCGGCCTCATCGATCATGGTTTCGGCGACGTAACCGGTGTGGGTATGACCGACCGAACGCCACCACAGCACCGGCACCTTGATATTGCTCGGCGTGCTCAGCTCCACCTGCAGGTTGGGCACCGCATAGGACAGGTTGGAGAGGCCCTCGACCGAGGTATGGTCGATGCCGTCCTTGATCATGAAGGGCTCCATCGAAGTACCGGCCATGATCGACTGGCCGACGATGCGGTTGTGCCAGGCCTGCAGCTTGCCGGCCTGGTCCAGGCCGATGCGCACGCGGTGCAGGTACAGCGGCCGGAAATAACCGCCACGAGTATCGTCCTCGCGCGTCCAGACCATCTTCACCGGCGCGTCCACGCCCTTGTCACGCGCAGCCTTGGTGATCGCCACCGCCTCCAGCAGGTAGTCCGACACCGAACTGGCGCGGCGACCAAAGCTGCCGCCGGCATACAGCTGGGTCAGCGACACCTGCTCGGGCGTCAGGCCCAGGTAGCCGCTGATGATGGCTTGGTCGACGGTCTGAAACTGCTCGCCGTTCCAGATTTCGCAGCGGTCGCTGGAGAGTTTCACCAGGCAGTTCATCGGCTCCATCGCCGCGTGCGCCAGATAAGGAAACTCGTAGTCGGCCTCGACGGTTTTCGCCGCCTGGGCCAGCGCCGCATCGGTATCGCCCTTGCTCGTGGCCGGCAGGCCTGGCTTGCCCGCATCGTCGCGGTATTGCGCGAGAATTTCCTCGCTGCCCAGGGTGAAGGCCTGGCTCTCGTCCCACTCGATCACCAGCGCATCGCGGCCCTGTCGCGCCGCCCAGGTGTTCTTCGCCAACACGGCGACGCCCGAACGACCGTGGGGCAGATCGCGAAACTCCACCACCTCGACCACGTCATGCACGGCCTTGGCCTTGCTGCTGTCGACCGAGCGCGGCACGCCGCCGAAGCGCGGTGGATAAGCAACCATGGCCACCAGCATGCCGGGCAGCTTGAAGTCCTGGGTGAAGATGGCGCTGCCATCGGTCTTGTCGGTGCTGTCCTTGCGGCGCAGCTCGAGCTTGCCGATCAGCTTGAAGTCCTTGGGGTCCTTGAGTTGCACCTGCTCCGGCACCGGCAGTGACGCCGCCGCCTCGACCAGATCACCGAAGCCGGCGCTACGGCCGGAGCCGGCGTGACTGACCACGCCCTGGCTGACGCTGATTTCACCGGCCGGCACGCCCCAACGCTGCGCGGCCGCAGCCACCAGCATGGCCTTGGCGGTGGCGCCGGCGTTGCGCATCTGTTCCCAGGAGTTGGCCATGGCGGTGCTGCCGCCAGTGCCCTGCATGGGGCCGAAGGCGAGATTGTTGTAGCGTTTCACATCGGCCGGCGCGCCTTCGACGCGTACCTTGTCCCAGTCGGCATCCAGCTCTTCGGCGAGCAGGGTGGCCAGGCCGGTGTAGCTGCCCTGGCCCATTTCCAGGTGTTTGGCCAGCACAGTCACCGTACCGTCGAGGTCGATACGCACGAAGGCATTCGGTTCCAGCGGGCCACCTGCCGCCAGCGCATCCATACCGCGCATCAGCGGCGCGAAGAAGATGCCCAGCGCCAGGCCACCTGCGCCCTTGAGCAGGGTGCGACGGCTGACATTGAGGATGCCGCGAGTCGCGCTATCGGGGGTTTCGATCTTGCCCATGTCTATGCGCCTCCTCAGGCCAGTTTGCCGGCAGCTTCGTGAATGGCGGCGCGAATCCGCACATAGGTGGCGCAGCGGCAGATGTTGCTGCTCATGGCCGCGTCGATATCGGCATCGCTCGGCGCCTTGTTGCTGCTCAGCAGCGCCGTCGCCGCCATGATCTGCCCGGACTGGCAGTAGCCGCACTGCACCACGTCGAGCTGGCGCCAGGCGTCCTGAACCACCTTGCCCACGGCGTCTTCGCCGACCGCCTCGATGGTGCTGATGCGCTTGCCGACCACCGCCGATACCGGGGTGACGCAAGAGCGAGTCGGCTGGCCTTCGACGTTCACCGTGCAGGCGCCGCAC
This region includes:
- a CDS encoding XdhC family protein, which produces MLSGISALLGALRALERDNGQAVLATVVKVEGSAYRRPGARMLIPLYGGTVGTISGGCLESEVAKKAWWLTDGGEAVIRRYSTATQDDDDDQDAALTFGLGCNGTVHVLLERHSAEKPLAVLELLRLVRESGQAGAVATVIGSYRNARVRIGDRLCLHPSPGDNGRLLDSALDAEVRADLQRTLTDGRSSLRSYRDERGEIEVFCEYLAPQRRLVIFGAGHDAQPLTHMAKLLDWHVSVVDSRAHFARAERFPDADTVLQVDARPPYDLHTLTDGAMVAIMSHSYSQDRHWLGSVLQGTPAYIGQLGPRDRTERLLDEIRQHSPHLPALECLHYPIGLDIGGDTPESVATAILAEMTAAINLRAGGMLKHRQAAIHTPTPLDCSEIVPATRLSAS
- a CDS encoding xanthine dehydrogenase family protein molybdopterin-binding subunit, which encodes MGKIETPDSATRGILNVSRRTLLKGAGGLALGIFFAPLMRGMDALAAGGPLEPNAFVRIDLDGTVTVLAKHLEMGQGSYTGLATLLAEELDADWDKVRVEGAPADVKRYNNLAFGPMQGTGGSTAMANSWEQMRNAGATAKAMLVAAAAQRWGVPAGEISVSQGVVSHAGSGRSAGFGDLVEAAASLPVPEQVQLKDPKDFKLIGKLELRRKDSTDKTDGSAIFTQDFKLPGMLVAMVAYPPRFGGVPRSVDSSKAKAVHDVVEVVEFRDLPHGRSGVAVLAKNTWAARQGRDALVIEWDESQAFTLGSEEILAQYRDDAGKPGLPATSKGDTDAALAQAAKTVEADYEFPYLAHAAMEPMNCLVKLSSDRCEIWNGEQFQTVDQAIISGYLGLTPEQVSLTQLYAGGSFGRRASSVSDYLLEAVAITKAARDKGVDAPVKMVWTREDDTRGGYFRPLYLHRVRIGLDQAGKLQAWHNRIVGQSIMAGTSMEPFMIKDGIDHTSVEGLSNLSYAVPNLQVELSTPSNIKVPVLWWRSVGHTHTGYVAETMIDEAAVAAGQDPYIFRHALLESHPRHRGALELAAKQAGWDKPLAAGAEGEKRGRGIAVHESFGSFVAQVAEVTVKADGSYRLDRVVCAVDCGIAINPDVIKAQMEGGIGFALAAARHSAITLKEGRVEQSNFHDFQVLRMNEMPKVEVHIVPSAANPTGVGEPGVPPLAPALANALFAATGVRLRKLPFPAQIKA
- a CDS encoding (2Fe-2S)-binding protein; the encoded protein is MITLNLNGKDHELDVADDMPLLWALRDVANLTGTKYGCGMALCGACTVNVEGQPTRSCVTPVSAVVGKRISTIEAVGEDAVGKVVQDAWRQLDVVQCGYCQSGQIMAATALLSSNKAPSDADIDAAMSSNICRCATYVRIRAAIHEAAGKLA